The following coding sequences lie in one Arachis ipaensis cultivar K30076 chromosome B03, Araip1.1, whole genome shotgun sequence genomic window:
- the LOC107631523 gene encoding berberine bridge enzyme-like 28: protein MKRAGVSSHLIAIIYALLFSFNASAFDDTHKNFLQCLYHNNSTSLSKLVYTKTNSSYSSILQFSLQNLRFSYNNTPKPLVIVTPLQPSQVQATVICSQLHGLQIRIRSGGHDYEGLSYVSQLPFVIIDFINYRKIQVDVENRAAWVQVGATVGELYYSIATKTKTLAVTAGACTTVGVGGQFSGGGYGSLIRKYGLSADNIIDAHIIDVKGRFLDREAMGEDLFWAIRGGGGASFGVILAWKIKLVPVPSTVTLFRAPRTLEQNATKLVHKWQSVASKLDNNLVLGLLLQTVNSSINKGELTVQALFNGLFLGGVDKLLPLVQESFPELGLAKEDCTEMSWIESTLYSSGSYGQQPLEVLLNRSQVNTDSFKAKSDIITDPIPESGLEGLWRLMFEDEAKDLELVIFPFGGRMSEIPESEIPFPHRAGVLYQIQYSLHWQQKGEEVAQRRINWMRKLYSYMEPFVSKSPRKAYINYRDLDIGVNNIHGNTSYEQASIWGHKYFNNNFKRLAYVKTKVDPLNFFRFEQSIPTLV, encoded by the coding sequence ATGAAGCGAGCAGGAGTAAGCTCACATTTGATTGCCAtaatttatgctcttttattttcatttaatgcTTCTGCATTTGATGATACTCATAAAAACTTCCTTCAATGTCTATACCATAACAACTCCACATCACTATCCAAACTTGTTTACACCAAAACCAATTCATCTTACTCTTCAATACTTCAATTCTCCCTTCAGAATCTCAGATTCTCATACAACAACACTCCCAAACCCCTTGTCATCGTCACACCCCTGCAGCCTTCCCAAGTTCAAGCCACCGTAATCTGTTCCCAACTCCATGGCTTGCAGATTCGAATTCGAAGCGGCGGCCACGACTATGAGGGCCTCTCCTACGTCTCTCAACTTccatttgttatcattgatttcATAAACTACAGAAAGATCCAAGTGGACGTAGAGAACAGAGCAGCATGGGTTCAAGTTGGTGCAACTGTTGGTGAACTTTACTATAGCATTGCCACCAAGACCAAAACTCTTGCTGTTACAGCAGGTGCATGCACCACCGTAGGAGTTGGAGGACAATTCAGCGGCGGTGGTTATGGATCCTTGATTCGAAAATATGGGCTCTCTGCTGATAACATAATCGATGCTCACATAATTGATGTGAAGGGTAGGTTTCTTGACAGGGAAGCCATGGGTGAAGATCTTTTCTGGGCCATTAGAGGTGGTGGTGGAGCAAGCTTTGGAGTGATCTTAGCATGGAAGATCAAGCTCGTTCCGGTTCCATCAACCGTGACACTGTTCAGAGCTCCTAGAACCTTGGAACAGAATGCAACGAAGCTTGTTCATAAATGGCAGAGTGTGGCAAGTAAACTCGACAATAATCTAGTCCTTGGTTTGTTGTTGCAGACGGTGAATTCAAGCATTAACAAAGGGGAGTTAACTGTGCAAGCTTTGTTTAACGGCTTGTTTCTTGGAGGTGTGGATAAGCTTCTTCCATTGGTGCAAGAGAGCTTCCCTGAATTGGGTTTGGCTAAAGAAGACTGCACTGAGATGAGTTGGATTGAATCTACTCTTTATTCATCGGGATCCTATGGTCAACAACCACTTGAGGTTTTGCTCAACAGAAGTCAAGTCAACACAGATAGTTTCAAAGCAAAATCTGATATTATCACAGATCCTATTCCTGAGAGTGGCTTAGAAGGATTGTGGCGTTTGATGTTTGAAGATGAGGCCAAAGATTTGGAGTTGGTTATATTTCCTTTCGGAGGCAGAATGAGTGAGATTCCAGAATCTGAGATTCCGTTCCCACACAGAGCTGGAGTGTTGTATCAGATTCAGTACTCTCTGCACTGGCAACAAAAAGGAGAGGAGGTTGCACAAAGGCGCATCAATTGGATGAGGAAGCTTTATAGTTATATGGAACCTTTTGTGTCAAAGTCTCCGAGAAAAGCATATATCAACTATAGAGACCTTGACATTGGGGTAAATAACATTCATGGCAACACATCGTATGAGCAAGCTAGCATTTGGGGTCACAAGtatttcaacaataatttcaaAAGGTTGGCATATGTCAAGACTAAGGTTGATCCTCTTAATTTCTTTAGATTCGAACAGAGTATACCTACTCTCGTTTGA
- the LOC107631521 gene encoding NADH dehydrogenase [ubiquinone] 1 alpha subcomplex subunit 13-B, which produces MTEAMIRKKPGMASVKDMPVLQDGPPPGGFAPIRFARRIPNKGPSAIAIFLAAFGTFSWGMYQVGKGNKIRRALKEEKYSARRAILPVLQAEEDERFVKEWHKYLEYEAEVMKDVPGWKVGESVYNSGRWMPPASGELRPDVW; this is translated from the exons ATGACGGAGGCTATGATAAGGAAGAAGCCGGGCATGGCGAGCGTGAAGGACATGCCGGTCCTTCAGGACGGTCCGCCCCCCGGTGGGTTCGCCCCTATCCGGTTCGCTCGCCGCATCCCAAACAAGGGCCCCAGCGCCATCGCCATTTTCCTCGCTGCGTTCGGCACCTTCTCCTGGGGCATGTACCAGGTCGGCAAGGGCAACAAGATCCGAAG GGCACTGAAGGAAGAAAAATATTCTGCCCGTCGAGCCATTCTACCCGTGCTTCAGGCTGAAGAGGACGAGAG ATTTGTAAAAGAGTGGCATAAATATCTGGAGTATGAAGCAGAAGTGATGAAGGATGTACCCGGCTGGAAAGTTGGTGAAAGTGTCTATAACTCTGGGAGATGGATGCCGCCGGCAAGTGGTGAGTTGCGTCCAGATGTTTGGTAA
- the LOC107631520 gene encoding probable small nuclear ribonucleoprotein F: MATIPVNPKPFLNNLTGKQVIVKLKWGMEYKGYLVSVDSYMNLQLANTEEYIEGQFTGNLGEILIRCNNVLYLRGVPEDEEIDAAAED, encoded by the exons ATGGCG ACTATACCAGTGAATCCGAAGCCTTTCTTGAACAATTTGACTGGGAAACAAGTTATTGTCAAATTGAAGTGGGGAATGGAATACAAAG GTTATCTAGTCTCTGTTGATTCCTATATGAATTTGCAG CTGGCTAATACCGAAGAATACATTGAGGGACAATTTACAGGAAACTTGGGAGAAATTTTAATCAG ATGCAACAATGTTCTTTACCTTCGAGGTGTGCCTGAAGATGAAGAAATAGATGCTGCTGCAGAAGACTAG
- the LOC107631522 gene encoding LRR receptor-like serine/threonine-protein kinase FLS2, with protein MLKLKSVYIYIGFIYFTFHITNQQLNILKNILQMMLLSPKISLSIVIALSIVTILSYADNNTGLLEVEIEALKAFKNSITLDPNGTLADWIEIHPHCNWSGIQCDPSSSHVISISLTSQQLHGEISPFLGNISSLQVLDLTSNSFTGYIPYQLSRCTQLTVLGLFENSLSGPIPPELGNLKSLQYLDFGSNFLNGTLPESIFNITSLLGIAFNNNNLTGTIPSHIGKLLNLIQMIGYGNSLVGSIPPSIGNLEALKALDFSQNQLSGVIPKEIGNLTNLQSLVLFQNSLSGKIPSELAKCKNLLNLELYENNLSGSIPPELGNLFHLETLRIFSNNLNSTIPPSIFQLKSLTHLGLSNNNLEGTISPEIGSLSSLTYLTLHLNKFTGRIPSSITSLKNLTYLSMSQNLLSGEIPSDIGVLHNLKFLILGFNHLHGSIPPSITSCTSLVNVSLAFNSFTGKIPEGFSRMPNLTFLSFAHNNFSGEIPDDLFNCSNLHTLSLGENNMSGVIKPGIQNLFKVQTLQLNVNSFIGSIPPEIGNLSQLITLTLAENKLSGSIPPELSKLFLLQGLSLHDNELEGTIPDTLSGIKPLTKLLLHRNKLVGQIPDSISQLDMLSHLDLHDNKLNGSIPRSMGKLNKLLMLDLSHNHLTGSIPSDVIAHFKDMQMYLNLSYNNFAGSVPDELGMLQMVQAIDISNNNLSGVIPMRISGCRNLFNLDFSGNKISGPIPAEGFSHLDLLENLNLSRNHLDGKIPEVLAQLEHLISVDLSQNNLKGTIPQGFANLSKLMHLNLSFNQLEGPVPMTGIFAHIDASDMKGNQDLCGAKFLRPCKEGNNHALSKRSIAIIAALGSLAILLLLVLVILILNRGNKLCNSKQKESGENQEPDYRTALALKRFSPRELENATGLFSTDNIIGASNLSTVYKGQLEQGQIVAVKRLNLHQFYANTDKIFKTEASTLSQLRHRNLVKVLGYAWESGKLKALVLEYMENGNLDTIIHDKSVDQSRWTLSERIRVLISIASGLDYLHSGYDFPIVHCDLKPSNILLDRDWEAHVSDFGTARILGLHLQDGNTLSSSAALQGTVGYLAPEIAYIRKVTTKVDVFSFGIIVMEFLTKRRPTGLSEEDDGLPVSLPEAVEKAVANGMKELINIVDPMLAMDDTKGHVDVLVGLFKLSLCCTLPNPEDRPNMNEVLSTLMKLQTAS; from the exons ATGCTCAAACTCAagagtgtgtatatatatataggcttCATTTACTTCACATTTCATATCACCAACCAGCAACTAAACATTCTTAAAAATATTCTACAAATGATGTTGCTTTCTCCTAAGATTAGTTTGAGTATAGTCATAGCCCTTTCCATTGTAACCATACTTTCATATGCAGATAATAATACTGGGCTCTTGGAGGTTGAAATTGAAGCCTTGAAAGCTTTCAAGAACTCCATCACCCTTGACCCAAATGGAACACTTGCTGATTGGATTGAAATCCACCCTCATTGCAATTGGTCTGGCATTCAATGTGACCCTTCTTCAAGCCATGTGATCTCAATTTCTCTGACTTCTCAGCAGCTCCATGGAGAGATTTCACCATTCTTGGGCAATATTTCAAGCCTTCAGGTTCTTGATTTAACTTCAAATTCATTTACCGGCTATATTCCTTATCAGCTAAGTCGTTGCACTCAACTCACTGTGCTTGGTCTCTTTGAGAATTCTCTCTCAGGACCAATCCCTCCTGAGTTAGGAAACTTGAAAAGTTTGCAGTATTTGGATTTTGGAAGTAACTTCTTGAATGGAACCCTTCCTGAGAGCATATTCAACATCACTTCTTTGTTGGGAATTGCTTTCAATAACAACAACCTCACAGGCACAATACCATCACATATAGGCAAGCTCCTTAACCTTATTCAGATGATAGGATATGGGAATAGCTTGGTTGGGTCTATACCTCCTTCAATAGGGAATCTTGAAGCTTTGAAGGCTCTTGATTTTAGCCAAAACCAGTTATCAGGTGTAATACCTAAAGAGATTGGAAACCTGACAAATTTACAATCCCTTGTCTTGTTTCAAAATTCATTGTCTGGTAAAATCCCTTCAGAACTTGCCAAGTGTAAGAATCTCTTAAACCTTGAGTTGTATGAAAATAACTTGTCTGGAAGTATTCCTCCTGAGCTAGGAAACTTATTTCATTTGGAAACATTGAGGATATTCAGCAATAACTTGAACTCCACTATTCCACCTTCCATATTCCAATTGAAATCATTGACACATTTAGGCCTCTCAAACAATAACTTGGAGGGAACAATATCTCCTGAGATAGGATCTTTGAGTTCCTTAACATACCTAACCCTGCATCTAAATAAGTTTACCGGCCGCATCCCTTCATCGATAACAAGCTTGAAAAACTTAACATATCTTTCAATGAGCCAGAATCTTCTTTCAGGTGAAATTCCTTCAGACATTGGTGTGCTTCATAATTTGAAGTTTCTAATCTTGGGCTTCAACCATTTACATGGTTCCATCCCTCCTAGCATTACCAGTTGTACTAGCTTGGTAAATGTAAGTTTAGCTTTCAATTCATTCACTGGCAAAATTCCTGAGGGCTTTTCTAGGATGCCTAATCTTACTTTCCTATCTTTTGCCCACAACAACTTTTCCGGGGAAATCCCGGACGACCTTTTCAACTGCTCAAACCTTCATACACTAAGTTTGGGAGAGAACAATATGAGTGGAGTAATAAAACCAGGCATTCAAAACCTGTTTAAGGTTCAGACTCTGCAGCTGAATGTAAATTCCTTCATAGGATCAATTCCACCAGAGATTGGAAACTTAAGTCAGCTCATCACTTTAACCCTTGCTGAAAACAAGTTATCTGGTTCAATTCCACCAGAATTGTCCAAACTTTTTCTTCTGCAGGGGCTCTCCCTCCATGACAATGAGTTAGAAGGTACAATACCTGATACACTCTCTGGTATCAAACCACTAACAAAGCTTTTGCTGCATAGAAACAAGTTGGTTGGTCAGATACCAGATTCTATCTCACAGCTTGATATGCTTTCACATTTGGATCTCCATGACAACAAGCTGAATGGTTCCATTCCAAGAAGCATGGGGAAGCTTAATAAGCTTTTGATGTTGGATCTCTCTCACAACCACCTCACAGGATCAATTCCTAGTGATGTCATTGCACACTTCAAAGACATGCAGATGTATCTCAACCTTTCTTACAACAACTTTGCTGGAAGTGTTCCAGATGAGTTGGGCATGTTGCAAATGGTACAGGCCATTGATATTTCAAACAATAATCTTTCAGGTGTCATTCCCATGAGAATTTCCGGGTGCAGAAATCTGTTCAATCTTGATTTTTCAGGAAACAAGATTTCAGGCCCAATTCCTGCAGAAGGTTTTAGTCACTTGGACTTGCTTGAAAACTTGAATCTTTCAAGAAACCATTTAGATGGTAAAATCCCTGAAGTCTTGGCACAACTTGAGCATCTCATTTCAGTAGATCTTTCTCAAAATAACTTGAAGGGAACAATTCCTCAGGGCTTTGCCAATCTCTCCAAGCTGATGCATCTCAACCTTTCTTTCAATCAACTTGAAGGCCCTGTGCCTATGACTGGAATATTTGCACATATCGATGCATCTGATATGAAGGGAAACCAGGATCTTTGTGGAGCAAAATTCTTAAGGCCATGCAAAGAAGGTAATAATCATGCTCTATCCAAGAGGAGCATAGCTATTATCGCTGCGCTTGGATCTCTTGCAATACTCCTACTTCTAGTGCTTGTGATTTTGATTCTCAATCGAGGCAACAAACTTTGCAATTCTAAACaaaaagagagtggtgagaatcAAGAACCAGATTACAGGACAGCATTGGCTCTTAAAAGATTCAGTCCAAGGGAGCTAGAGAATGCCACTGGCTTATTCAGCACTGACAACATCATTGGTGCTAGCAATTTGAGCACAGTTTACAAGGGCCAACTTGAACAAGGCCAGATTGTAGCTGTCAAAAGATTGAATTTGCATCAATTCTATGCAAATACAGATAAGATCTTCAAAACAGAAGCCAGCACCTTGAGCCAGCTGAGGCATAGAAATTTGGTGAAGGTGCTTGGTTATGCCTGGGAGAGTGGGAAATTGAAAGCTCTAGTTCTAGAGTACATGGaaaatgggaatttggataccatCATACATGACAAATCGGTCGATCAGTCTAGGTGGACATTATCTGAAAGAATCCGTGTTCTGATTTCTATTGCTAGCGGATTGGACTACTTACACTCTGGTTATGACTTTCCCATTGTGCACTGTGACTTAAAACCTTCTAACATCCTTTTGGATAGAGACTGGGAAGCTCATGTCAGTGATTTTGGAACAGCTCGAATTCTCGGACTTCATTTGCAGGATGGTAATACCCTTTCCTCATCTGCAGCTTTGCAAGGCACAGTTGGCTATCTTGCACCAG AAATTGCCTACATAAGGAAAGTTACAACTAAAGTGGACGTGTTCAGCTTTGGCATCATTGTAATGGAGTTTCTAACAAAAAGAAGGCCAACAGGGCTCTCAGAAGAGGATGATGGCCTGCCAGTAAGTCTACCTGAGGCAGTAGAAAAAGCCGTCGCGAACGGAATGAAGGAGCTCATTAATATTGTAGACCCTATGCTGGCCATGGATGACACAAAAGGCCATGTTGATGTATTGGTAGGACTCTTCAAGTTATCCTTGTGTTGTACTCTCCCCAATCCTGAAGATCGACCTAACATGAATGAGGTGTTATCTACTCTTATGAAGCTTCAAACAGCAAGTTAA